The Streptococcus pluranimalium genome contains a region encoding:
- a CDS encoding nucleotidyltransferase domain-containing protein: protein MVDNVIQIVTEKLSSLPCIGGIVLGGSRARGTHTETSDIDIGIYYNSESFDLTAINQIATELDDENRNDLVVPPGAWGDWINGGGWLVINGYHVDLILRDIKRVEQIIKDTEQGIVTANYQTGHPHGYISAMYRGELAISKIQYAKNESLCELKKQAETYPNALQKSLVNFFMFEAGFSLMFVKANSGTDDKYYIAGHVFRIVSCLNQVLFACNNAYCINEKKAIKLLETFEHKPEKYTEKVNHIFEVLGISLFECYDMTEKLYNEVNEIVSEINNFLNEESSDERKQI from the coding sequence ATGGTAGACAATGTAATTCAAATTGTAACAGAGAAATTATCTTCTTTGCCTTGCATAGGAGGCATTGTATTAGGGGGTTCACGGGCAAGAGGCACCCATACAGAGACTTCTGATATAGATATAGGAATCTATTACAATTCAGAATCATTTGACCTGACAGCGATTAATCAAATTGCTACAGAATTGGATGATGAGAATAGAAATGACCTTGTTGTACCTCCCGGAGCGTGGGGTGATTGGATTAATGGCGGCGGATGGTTAGTTATAAACGGGTATCATGTTGACTTGATTTTACGTGATATAAAACGGGTGGAACAAATAATCAAAGATACAGAGCAAGGAATTGTTACTGCCAATTATCAGACTGGGCATCCCCATGGTTATATAAGTGCTATGTATCGTGGAGAATTGGCGATCAGCAAGATACAATATGCTAAGAATGAAAGCTTATGCGAATTAAAAAAACAGGCAGAAACTTATCCCAATGCTTTGCAGAAAAGTTTAGTTAACTTTTTTATGTTTGAAGCAGGGTTCTCTTTAATGTTTGTAAAAGCAAATTCGGGAACAGACGATAAATATTATATTGCGGGTCATGTTTTTCGTATAGTTTCATGTTTAAATCAAGTGTTATTTGCATGTAATAATGCTTATTGTATCAACGAAAAGAAAGCTATAAAACTGCTTGAAACTTTTGAACATAAACCTGAAAAATATACCGAGAAGGTAAATCATATTTTTGAAGTACTCGGTATCTCACTTTTTGAATGCTACGACATGACCGAGAAGCTTTATAATGAAGTGAATGAAATTGTATCGGAGATAAATAACTTTTTAAACGAGGAGAGTTCAGATGAAAG
- a CDS encoding recombinase family protein, whose product MQVETTHQLKPKLRVAAYCRVSTDQDEQLSSYENQVQHYQDYIAQQDDYDLVDIYTDEGISGTNTKKREGFNRMIADCREGKIDRILVKSISRFARNTLDCIKYVRELKELGIGVTFEKENIDSLDAKGEVLLTILSSLAQDESRSISENATWGIRKRFERGEVQVNATKFMGYDKDEEGKLIINPEQAQVVRDIYELYMDGYSPELIARYFNKEGVKGWSGKANWCPGAILKMLQNEKYKGDALLQKTYTVDFLTKKRIQNDGQVNQYYVEDSHEGIIDEETWETVQLEIARRKTYREEHQLKSYIMQSEDNPFTTKVFCGACGSAFGRKNWATSRGKRKVWQCNNRYRIKGVEGCYSSHLDEATLEQIFLQALELLSENIDLLDGKWEKILAENRLLDKHYSMALSDLLRQEQIDFNPSDMCRVLDHIRIGLDGEITVCFLEGTEVDL is encoded by the coding sequence GTGCAGGTGGAGACAACACACCAACTCAAACCCAAGTTGAGGGTGGCCGCCTATTGTCGAGTGTCCACCGACCAAGACGAACAGCTATCAAGTTATGAGAACCAGGTGCAACATTACCAAGATTATATCGCCCAGCAAGATGACTATGACTTGGTAGATATTTACACCGACGAGGGGATTTCAGGAACCAATACCAAGAAGCGTGAGGGGTTTAACCGTATGATAGCAGACTGCAGGGAAGGCAAAATTGACCGCATCCTAGTCAAGTCTATTTCTCGATTTGCGAGAAACACCTTGGACTGTATCAAGTATGTCCGTGAACTCAAGGAGCTTGGGATTGGGGTCACCTTTGAAAAGGAGAACATCGATAGCTTGGACGCCAAGGGCGAAGTGCTTCTTACCATTTTGTCCTCCTTAGCACAGGATGAATCACGCTCCATTTCAGAGAATGCGACCTGGGGGATTAGAAAACGGTTCGAGCGAGGAGAAGTGCAAGTCAATGCGACAAAGTTCATGGGTTACGACAAGGATGAAGAGGGTAAACTCATCATCAACCCAGAACAAGCCCAGGTGGTAAGGGATATCTATGAGTTGTATATGGATGGCTACAGTCCAGAGCTTATTGCAAGGTATTTCAACAAGGAAGGCGTCAAGGGTTGGTCAGGCAAGGCAAACTGGTGTCCAGGAGCCATTCTCAAGATGCTTCAGAACGAAAAGTACAAAGGTGATGCCTTACTCCAGAAGACCTATACCGTTGATTTTTTGACCAAGAAACGGATTCAAAATGATGGACAGGTAAACCAATACTATGTGGAAGATAGCCATGAGGGTATTATTGATGAGGAAACTTGGGAGACTGTTCAATTAGAAATCGCCAGGCGTAAAACCTACCGAGAAGAGCATCAGCTCAAGTCCTATATCATGCAGAGTGAGGACAACCCCTTTACCACCAAGGTGTTCTGCGGAGCCTGCGGGTCAGCCTTTGGACGGAAGAATTGGGCAACCAGCCGAGGGAAACGTAAAGTTTGGCAATGTAACAACCGCTATCGCATAAAGGGTGTTGAAGGGTGTTACAGTAGCCATTTGGATGAGGCGACACTCGAGCAGATTTTTCTACAGGCATTAGAGCTACTAAGCGAGAACATTGATTTGCTTGATGGCAAGTGGGAGAAAATCTTAGCAGAGAATCGCCTACTGGATAAGCACTACAGCATGGCATTGAGTGACCTGCTTAGGCAGGAGCAGATTGACTTCAACCCTTCAGACATGTGTCGAGTGCTAGACCATATCAGGATAGGACTTGATGGTGAAATAACCGTTTGTTTCCTGGAAGGAACTGAGGTAGATTTATAA
- a CDS encoding recombinase family protein, translated as MTVRKIESKTRKPKRLRVCAYVRVSSMEEEQLASFENQIAYYHNHYKERSDVDFIGVFMDRGISGKKTARPEFQRMLELCRQGRIDFIHTKSISRFARNTETILSVSRELKLLGVDIFFEEQNIHTLSSEGEVMLTVLASYAEEELTSHSFNVRWGYQKKFQRGEFHINAKRFLGYDVEDGQLVINQEEAEIVRYIFESYVSGKGANRIAKELNANKVPTVTNRQWHESTIRNLLSNEKYKGDWHFQKFYTPSLGHQSQLNQGQVDSYYMEDHHPAIVSKELWQQAQECRQRRNGTTNPADYAKRYPYTGKLFCPYCKKSLRRQLPYRTPTWMCATYLKQGKSTCEGIKIKESLLDSWKLDLTKQYTIKKKENDRGKADYTYTCQEGAGGDNTPTQTQVEGGRLLSSVHRPRRTAIKL; from the coding sequence ATGACGGTTCGAAAAATTGAATCTAAAACAAGGAAACCGAAGCGATTACGGGTTTGTGCCTACGTTCGAGTATCGAGTATGGAAGAAGAACAACTAGCCTCGTTTGAGAACCAAATCGCCTACTATCACAATCACTACAAGGAAAGAAGCGATGTCGATTTTATTGGTGTGTTTATGGATAGGGGGATTTCAGGTAAGAAAACAGCTCGACCAGAATTTCAACGGATGTTGGAGCTTTGTCGGCAAGGTAGGATTGACTTTATTCATACCAAGTCCATTAGTCGATTTGCACGAAACACGGAAACCATTCTGAGTGTCAGCCGTGAGTTGAAACTCTTGGGAGTAGACATCTTCTTCGAAGAGCAAAACATCCATACTCTCTCTTCAGAAGGAGAGGTCATGTTAACAGTTCTAGCTTCCTATGCGGAGGAGGAGTTAACCAGCCACAGTTTTAACGTGAGATGGGGCTATCAGAAGAAGTTCCAACGAGGTGAATTCCATATTAATGCCAAACGGTTCTTGGGCTATGATGTCGAAGATGGGCAGTTGGTTATCAACCAAGAAGAAGCTGAGATTGTAAGATATATTTTTGAATCTTATGTTTCAGGAAAAGGGGCAAATCGTATTGCCAAAGAACTAAATGCCAACAAGGTTCCTACAGTAACCAATCGTCAGTGGCACGAAAGCACCATCCGAAATTTATTAAGTAACGAAAAGTATAAGGGGGATTGGCACTTTCAAAAATTCTATACCCCGTCCCTTGGTCACCAATCGCAACTGAATCAAGGACAGGTGGATAGCTATTACATGGAAGACCACCACCCAGCTATTGTTTCCAAAGAATTGTGGCAACAAGCCCAGGAGTGCCGACAGAGGCGAAATGGGACAACAAACCCAGCGGATTATGCCAAACGCTATCCCTATACAGGAAAGCTCTTCTGCCCTTACTGTAAGAAAAGCCTACGCCGACAGCTTCCCTATCGCACCCCCACTTGGATGTGTGCGACTTATCTTAAACAGGGGAAGTCAACCTGCGAAGGTATTAAAATCAAAGAGTCCTTATTGGATAGTTGGAAACTGGACTTAACAAAACAATACACCATCAAAAAGAAGGAGAACGACCGTGGCAAAGCAGATTACACTTATACCTGCCAAGAAGGTGCAGGTGGAGACAACACACCAACTCAAACCCAAGTTGAGGGTGGCCGCCTATTGTCGAGTGTCCACCGACCAAGACGAACAGCTATCAAGTTATGA
- a CDS encoding glucosaminidase domain-containing protein, producing MNFLDQIKEDCLAGWEQGILPSVSAAQAVLESGWGQSTLAQYPNHNLFGIKASEDWKGKVVRLPTQEFRQGKMGTEVAAFRKYDSWAESIMDHAVFFSSTDWRRRNYAAVIGEKAYRKACLALQAAGYATDPNYAEKLIGIIEQHRLNDWDKAITKQKGEKKMGKHLVICGHGKGQSGYDPGAVNRSLGITEADKVREFAQLMAIYSGNQIDYITDQNVYDYRSLGSIGKGYDSITELHFNAFNGQARGTEILIYAGYQPDALDQKLLAALSSRFTNRGIKKVDWLYNANVAASKGYNYRLVEIAFIDNNADMAIYEAHKRVLAKEFVQAITGQVSAIPSFPSSGSQSGARYHLGDSVRVEKHATHYQTGQPMKGFVKGKVYKVLKVKAVNQSKSKQAYLLEGINSWVLEQDLAPSTVGHSEQTYTVQKGDTLSSIAKRFKTTYQDLARINSIPDPNRIKVGQVLKLV from the coding sequence ATGAATTTTTTAGACCAGATTAAAGAAGACTGTTTGGCAGGATGGGAACAGGGGATTTTACCTTCTGTCTCAGCTGCACAAGCCGTTTTAGAAAGTGGTTGGGGTCAGTCAACTCTTGCCCAATACCCAAACCATAACCTCTTTGGCATTAAGGCTAGTGAGGATTGGAAGGGGAAGGTTGTCCGGCTACCTACTCAGGAGTTTCGTCAAGGGAAAATGGGGACTGAGGTCGCAGCCTTTCGGAAATATGATTCATGGGCAGAGTCCATTATGGATCATGCGGTCTTTTTCTCGTCGACCGACTGGCGACGTAGGAACTATGCGGCAGTCATTGGGGAGAAGGCTTATCGCAAGGCATGTTTAGCTTTACAAGCTGCAGGGTATGCGACAGATCCCAACTATGCCGAGAAGTTGATAGGGATTATTGAACAACACCGTCTCAATGACTGGGACAAAGCAATTACAAAACAAAAAGGAGAAAAGAAAATGGGTAAACATTTAGTGATTTGTGGACACGGTAAGGGTCAGTCTGGATATGATCCAGGAGCGGTCAATCGTTCGTTAGGGATTACAGAAGCGGACAAGGTGCGTGAGTTCGCTCAGTTGATGGCAATCTATTCAGGTAATCAGATTGACTATATCACAGACCAAAATGTCTATGATTATCGGAGCTTAGGTAGCATTGGCAAGGGATATGACTCCATTACAGAGCTTCATTTCAATGCCTTTAATGGCCAGGCTCGTGGAACTGAAATTTTGATTTATGCAGGCTATCAACCTGATGCTTTGGACCAGAAACTTTTAGCAGCTCTTTCTAGTCGCTTCACTAATCGAGGCATTAAGAAGGTGGATTGGCTCTATAATGCCAACGTCGCCGCCAGCAAAGGCTACAACTACCGATTGGTGGAGATTGCCTTTATCGATAACAATGCGGACATGGCCATTTACGAGGCACATAAGCGGGTTCTGGCCAAGGAGTTTGTACAGGCTATTACAGGTCAGGTGTCTGCCATTCCCAGTTTCCCCAGTTCAGGCTCCCAGTCTGGTGCTCGCTATCACCTTGGGGATAGTGTTCGGGTGGAGAAGCATGCGACGCATTATCAAACAGGACAGCCAATGAAAGGTTTTGTGAAGGGGAAGGTCTACAAAGTCCTTAAGGTAAAGGCAGTGAATCAATCTAAGAGCAAGCAGGCGTATCTTTTAGAAGGAATTAACTCTTGGGTATTGGAGCAAGATTTAGCACCTTCAACTGTCGGTCATAGTGAACAAACCTATACCGTTCAAAAAGGCGACACTTTATCAAGCATTGCCAAGCGTTTTAAGACGACTTACCAAGACCTGGCACGCATTAACAGCATTCCTGACCCTAATCGTATCAAGGTTGGGCAGGTTTTAAAGTTGGTTTAA
- a CDS encoding phage holin family protein produces MKSIMTVNQLLFSTIGGLIGQVFGKVDGFVFALVVFVCIDYMTGLMAAVVEKKLSSRIGFKGIFKKIVLFFLVAVGHIIDTRLIQTGTSIRTAIIFFYLSNEGLSILENTVRIGLPIPRQLKIILKQFKEDCDK; encoded by the coding sequence ATGAAATCAATTATGACCGTTAATCAACTGTTGTTTTCCACTATTGGAGGGCTAATTGGCCAAGTCTTTGGCAAGGTCGATGGCTTCGTCTTTGCCTTAGTGGTCTTTGTGTGCATCGATTATATGACAGGACTTATGGCAGCTGTTGTTGAAAAAAAGCTATCCAGTAGGATTGGCTTTAAGGGCATCTTCAAGAAGATTGTCTTATTTTTCCTGGTTGCTGTTGGACATATCATTGATACTCGTCTCATACAGACTGGAACCAGCATAAGAACAGCAATCATTTTCTTCTATTTGAGTAACGAGGGCTTATCCATTTTAGAGAATACGGTAAGGATTGGCTTGCCTATCCCAAGGCAGTTGAAAATTATACTCAAGCAATTTAAGGAGGACTGTGACAAATGA
- a CDS encoding phage tail spike protein: MLFLLDKTSQTSRWNGLPLHEASSAVVSETLNGDFKLTMSYPLSDTQVYQLLETDKIIKSPVPLLGQQLFRIREVVEGDDAVEVVAYHITDDIMRRSIKPLALVQVGCQTALSQVVAQSKTSLAPFSLSSDISSLHTFNTDKAETLYSVLMDGKHSLVDTWEGELVRDNFSLAIKARRGEDRGVVISTHKNLKRYERKQGSQSVITRLHLRSTIKEGDDERVLSLTLDSPFINHYPYIQEAEFENNNLKTLDELRQWGEAKFRYENIDKPSDAITIEAYELDGQVVHLGDRVHIKSRKHRVDLSKQAIGYEYNALTKQYISLTFDDKASVGGSSLSSPLSSFAKEVLSAADTAQELAIKEAVENANRAFEATFAKEKEALESGIDLAKSRAEVVKAEIIQKIAQVEDQAQDLSRQVVASETRANQLLQQVGVSTSLATAAKEAADSVRQELVRQLVSLATKESVSDLNRSLDDAKRDLLAKGNQLTGLVREVTQLQTDAGGLRTTVTQLDRTKAGLSQQVQTLEQDLNGTKLSLKNIWVGDRNLLSDTEKMSDQTPKRNTNGSLATMFGRAVKQVLQPANSTSVIEGYRRATTIALYGDKELIVSFYAKASTRGQVIRCQLLDNRQIVKTAETSTGHRSETSDGLVTFPITDGWLRYWIRYTFKQGCYDKPIVVLGSLAGDNPSQERWVEVNSPAVYQGHHNKDWSPSEVDIKTEMADYQQTISRNLAELSGQVRTVDGGLTSLKTSYDQTKEGIKLLATKTEVSGLTGRLTTAETTLTQQAGLISQRLTSSQVESLVTGKGYQTKSQVDSNIAGKGYQTKAQVDSNITGRGYLTSSALSGYVPSTTFDNYKRETAQAIERGLTETRNLIPTKTSSVNLVLNSRLNESSSNYGFGTRQVTLEAGKTYYFTARAKKTGGTNDKKTIIFLFSTGWTESYRLEFTTTSYETKSIKVTPRTTGVFSISSYWSPSGGDRSGTADVEWYLVVESELEPTAWSPHPSDLTLATDFNRVKETAQLYERILGRTEGDVTTNMARQVMTSSLFQTEVKNPLTTATTKVQQLSDSWAVKYLSDSGTVLSQLNVNTGGVKIQGRLIHLNGQTLIDNGVIKNAMIESLHGGKITAGSITSVILAAEAVTADKLKVDQAFFNKLMANEAYLKQLFAKNAFITQVQAVTLSANKISGGVLTALNNAMSINLNQANITFNSDATVTFNSSNNALVRRKGTHTAFVHFNDVTSSSDGGVGSLYASIGVTSSGDGINSASSGRFCGARFFRGARGTAHTATVDQAEFYGDSIILKDDFSLGRGFKFTPTTIGSMIDMNYLVGAVRALARCWIHWNNIGWDPNNMDMRRAVINEYNNHMKDL, encoded by the coding sequence ATGTTATTTCTTTTGGATAAAACCAGTCAAACCAGTCGGTGGAATGGCCTGCCTTTACATGAAGCGAGTTCAGCTGTGGTATCTGAAACCCTAAACGGTGATTTCAAACTGACCATGTCCTATCCCTTGTCAGATACTCAGGTCTATCAATTACTCGAAACAGACAAGATCATCAAGTCACCAGTTCCATTATTGGGTCAACAACTCTTTCGTATTCGAGAGGTGGTAGAAGGTGATGATGCAGTAGAGGTTGTGGCTTATCACATCACAGATGATATCATGAGACGCTCTATCAAACCACTTGCTCTTGTCCAAGTCGGTTGTCAGACGGCACTCAGTCAAGTTGTCGCACAGAGTAAGACCTCTTTGGCCCCTTTCTCTTTGTCGAGTGATATTTCTAGTCTCCATACCTTTAACACGGATAAAGCAGAGACCCTTTATTCCGTTTTGATGGATGGTAAACACTCACTTGTTGATACTTGGGAAGGTGAGCTGGTTCGGGATAACTTTTCCTTAGCCATTAAGGCAAGACGTGGAGAAGACCGAGGTGTTGTCATCTCCACCCATAAGAATTTGAAGCGGTATGAGCGAAAACAGGGGAGTCAGTCAGTTATTACTCGACTTCATCTTCGCTCAACTATCAAGGAGGGAGATGATGAACGTGTTCTCTCTCTGACCTTAGATAGCCCATTTATTAACCACTACCCTTATATCCAAGAAGCAGAGTTTGAGAATAACAATCTCAAGACGCTTGATGAGCTTCGACAATGGGGTGAGGCTAAGTTTAGGTATGAGAACATTGATAAACCAAGCGATGCCATTACCATTGAAGCTTACGAACTTGATGGCCAAGTCGTTCATTTGGGCGACAGGGTTCACATCAAGAGTCGGAAACATCGAGTGGATTTATCCAAACAGGCCATTGGCTATGAGTATAATGCTTTAACCAAGCAGTATATTTCCTTAACTTTTGACGATAAGGCTTCTGTTGGTGGGTCATCGCTGTCCAGTCCACTGTCCAGTTTTGCGAAAGAGGTGCTTAGTGCAGCAGATACTGCTCAAGAACTAGCCATTAAGGAAGCTGTGGAAAATGCCAATCGAGCCTTTGAGGCGACTTTTGCAAAAGAAAAGGAGGCCTTAGAATCAGGGATTGACCTCGCAAAGAGTAGGGCAGAAGTCGTTAAGGCTGAAATAATCCAGAAAATTGCTCAAGTGGAAGACCAAGCGCAAGACTTATCTCGGCAAGTCGTGGCCTCAGAGACCAGAGCCAATCAGCTCCTCCAACAAGTCGGAGTGTCCACTTCACTTGCGACAGCTGCCAAAGAGGCGGCTGATAGCGTTAGGCAGGAATTGGTGAGACAACTGGTGAGTTTGGCCACTAAGGAGAGTGTCTCTGATTTGAATCGAAGCCTTGATGATGCCAAACGTGACCTTTTAGCTAAGGGTAACCAATTGACTGGTCTTGTGAGGGAGGTGACACAACTTCAAACGGACGCTGGTGGATTGAGAACAACAGTCACTCAACTGGATCGTACAAAAGCAGGGTTGAGCCAACAAGTTCAGACCTTGGAACAAGACTTGAATGGCACGAAACTGAGCCTTAAAAACATCTGGGTGGGTGATCGAAACCTCTTGTCTGATACTGAGAAGATGAGTGACCAAACTCCTAAACGAAACACGAATGGGAGTTTGGCAACCATGTTTGGTCGAGCGGTTAAGCAAGTACTTCAGCCTGCCAACAGTACCTCTGTTATCGAAGGCTACAGGCGTGCGACTACCATTGCTCTATACGGGGATAAGGAATTGATAGTTTCCTTTTATGCTAAGGCTTCTACTCGTGGACAAGTTATCAGATGCCAGCTTTTAGATAACCGTCAGATAGTTAAAACGGCTGAAACCTCTACTGGTCACCGGTCAGAAACGAGTGATGGTTTAGTTACATTTCCTATAACGGATGGTTGGTTGAGGTATTGGATTCGTTACACCTTTAAGCAAGGATGCTATGATAAACCGATAGTTGTTTTAGGTAGCCTTGCAGGGGATAACCCTAGTCAAGAGAGATGGGTGGAGGTTAACTCTCCAGCCGTTTATCAGGGTCATCATAACAAAGATTGGTCGCCTTCAGAGGTAGATATTAAAACGGAGATGGCTGATTACCAACAGACAATTAGTCGTAACTTGGCTGAACTCTCTGGCCAAGTTCGAACAGTTGATGGTGGGTTAACAAGCCTTAAGACGAGCTATGACCAGACCAAGGAAGGGATTAAGCTCTTAGCAACTAAGACAGAAGTGAGTGGCCTTACTGGGCGGTTGACAACTGCCGAGACAACGCTCACCCAGCAAGCAGGTTTGATTAGTCAACGCTTGACCAGTAGCCAGGTGGAGAGTCTTGTCACAGGTAAGGGTTACCAGACCAAATCCCAGGTTGATAGTAACATCGCAGGCAAGGGGTATCAAACCAAGGCTCAAGTCGACAGTAACATCACTGGACGGGGTTATCTGACGTCGAGTGCTCTTTCTGGTTATGTTCCATCGACCACCTTTGACAACTACAAGCGTGAAACAGCTCAAGCGATTGAACGAGGCTTGACTGAGACGAGGAATCTGATCCCGACCAAGACAAGTTCGGTTAATCTGGTCTTAAATTCTAGGCTTAATGAATCCTCCAGTAATTATGGTTTTGGGACAAGACAGGTAACGCTTGAAGCAGGAAAAACTTACTATTTTACTGCTCGTGCCAAAAAGACAGGTGGAACGAACGACAAGAAAACTATTATCTTTTTGTTCAGCACGGGCTGGACAGAAAGTTATCGACTTGAGTTTACGACTACAAGTTATGAAACCAAGAGCATAAAGGTGACACCTCGAACAACAGGTGTCTTTTCTATTTCCTCTTATTGGTCACCCAGTGGAGGAGATCGAAGTGGCACAGCTGATGTGGAATGGTACCTAGTAGTGGAAAGTGAACTTGAACCAACAGCTTGGTCTCCACATCCGAGTGATTTGACACTAGCTACGGATTTTAACCGGGTGAAAGAGACAGCTCAATTGTACGAGCGGATCTTGGGTCGAACGGAGGGAGATGTGACGACCAATATGGCTCGTCAAGTCATGACGAGTTCCCTATTTCAAACTGAGGTCAAAAATCCTCTAACCACTGCGACCACTAAGGTGCAACAACTTTCTGATTCTTGGGCAGTTAAATATCTGTCTGATAGTGGGACAGTATTGAGCCAACTAAATGTCAATACCGGTGGCGTGAAAATCCAAGGACGCTTGATTCACTTGAATGGGCAGACCCTTATTGACAATGGGGTAATCAAGAACGCCATGATTGAAAGCCTTCATGGTGGGAAGATTACGGCAGGTTCTATCACATCAGTTATTCTTGCGGCAGAAGCTGTCACGGCAGATAAGCTGAAAGTAGATCAGGCCTTCTTTAATAAGCTCATGGCTAATGAAGCCTATTTGAAGCAACTCTTTGCGAAGAACGCATTTATTACCCAAGTCCAGGCAGTTACCCTGTCAGCCAATAAGATTTCTGGAGGTGTCCTGACTGCCTTAAACAACGCTATGAGCATCAACCTCAACCAGGCAAACATCACCTTTAATAGTGATGCGACGGTAACATTTAATTCCTCCAATAATGCATTGGTGAGACGCAAAGGAACGCACACAGCTTTTGTCCATTTCAATGATGTGACGTCATCAAGTGATGGAGGGGTTGGAAGTCTTTATGCCTCTATTGGGGTAACTTCATCTGGAGATGGTATTAATTCTGCCTCATCAGGACGTTTTTGTGGAGCAAGGTTCTTCCGTGGGGCAAGAGGGACAGCTCATACGGCCACGGTTGACCAGGCAGAATTCTACGGTGATAGTATTATCTTGAAAGATGATTTTTCACTAGGCCGAGGGTTCAAGTTTACCCCAACCACCATCGGCAGCATGATTGATATGAACTATCTTGTCGGAGCTGTCAGAGCACTGGCAAGGTGCTGGATTCATTGGAATAATATCGGCTGGGATCCTAATAATATGGATATGCGACGAGCCGTTATTAACGAATACAACAACCACATGAAAGATTTATAA
- a CDS encoding phage tail protein has product MIRHNALTIGGVSTSSFPFKVLVEEGPTYEVSDSKTKLLEHDGISGALVQSNRQRGLMRLAYTLYLVKPTEAQLYQFLSLFTKEGFWLEREQVKTTKLWCYRVEAVSSQKDKLGVMVVSVTFVCHPTKYFKTLDRQAFNGNGALRLQGSALAFPKITLSGSSSGETRFTLGDQVIVLSRLSESLVMENNPQHPSFLTSRGQAVQWSGDFITLDPSQGTSVGIVLGPGISSLVIETVWGWA; this is encoded by the coding sequence ATGATTAGACACAATGCTTTAACCATCGGTGGGGTTTCAACCAGCTCCTTCCCTTTTAAGGTTCTTGTTGAAGAAGGTCCTACCTATGAGGTAAGTGATTCTAAAACCAAGCTCTTGGAACATGACGGGATTAGTGGAGCTCTGGTTCAAAGTAACCGTCAACGAGGCCTGATGAGGTTGGCCTATACCCTCTACTTGGTGAAACCCACAGAGGCACAACTCTACCAGTTCCTCAGTCTGTTTACAAAAGAAGGTTTTTGGCTGGAGCGAGAACAGGTGAAAACGACCAAGCTCTGGTGTTATCGAGTAGAGGCTGTCTCTAGTCAGAAGGATAAACTAGGCGTGATGGTGGTGTCCGTGACCTTTGTTTGTCACCCAACAAAATACTTTAAGACCCTGGACCGTCAGGCGTTTAATGGAAATGGAGCTTTGCGTTTACAAGGGTCAGCACTTGCCTTTCCTAAGATTACGCTCAGTGGTTCTTCAAGCGGTGAGACACGCTTTACTCTTGGTGACCAGGTTATCGTTTTGTCACGCCTCAGTGAGTCGTTAGTTATGGAAAATAATCCGCAACACCCCTCCTTTTTAACCAGTAGGGGACAAGCTGTCCAGTGGTCAGGAGATTTTATCACCCTAGATCCCAGTCAAGGGACTTCGGTCGGTATTGTCTTGGGTCCTGGGATTTCATCCTTAGTGATTGAAACGGTTTGGGGGTGGGCTTGA